The Pungitius pungitius chromosome 8, fPunPun2.1, whole genome shotgun sequence genome has a window encoding:
- the faim2b gene encoding fas apoptotic inhibitory molecule 2b: MKKGKQVCDDKEPPSYQEATAGYAEMEAQFVFDDKNIRRTFIRKVYAILMVQLLVTVAIVALFSFCAPVRFFIQTHPGLYMASYLVFFATYIALSCCGELRRQFPWNIILLVFFTLSMASMMGFVSSFYNTKSVVLCLGITAVVCLSVTIFSFQSKIDVTSCQGVLFSLCMVMLLCSITFSIVVPFGYVPWLHATYAVLGAIVFTLFLAFDTQLLLGNKRYSLSPEEYVFATLSLYLDIIYLFSFLLQIVGGGRE; this comes from the exons ATGAAGAAGGGAAAG CAGGTGTGTGATGATAAAGAGCCTCCGAGCTACCAGGAGGCGACCGCAG GCTACGCGGAGATGGAggcccagtttgtgtttgacgACAAGAACATCAGGCGGACCTTCATCCGGAAG GTCTACGCCATCCTcatggtgcagctgttggtgacAGTGGCCATTGTCGCGCTCTTCTCATTTTG TGCACCCGTGAGGTTTTTTATCCAGACCCACCCAGGCTTGTACATGGCGTCTTA TCTGGTTTTCTTTGCCACCTACATCGCACTGTCCTGCTGTGGAGAGCTGAG GAGGCAGTTTCCTTGGAATATCattttgttggttttcttt ACTTTGAGCATGGCCTCCATGATGGGATTCGTGTCGAG ctTTTACAACACCAAATCCGTGGTTCTGTGTCTGGGGATCACAGCCGTGGTGTGTCTTTCTGTCACCATCTTCAGCTTCCAGAGCAAG ATcgacgtcacttcctgtcaagGCGTCCTGTTTTCTCTGTGCATGGTCATGCTCCTCTGTTCCATCACCTTCTCCATTGTCGTCCCCTTTGGATAT GTTCCTTGGTTACATGCCACTTATGCTGTGCTGGGGGCCATCGTCTTTACTCTG TTCCTAGCATTCGACACCCAGCTGTTGTTGGGGAACAAGCGCTACTCTCTAAGTCCAGAGGAATATGTGTTTGCCACCCTCAGCCTCTACCTGGACATCATCTACCTGTTCAGCTTCCTGCTACAGATCGTGGGAGGAGGCCGCGAGtga